The Culex pipiens pallens isolate TS chromosome 2, TS_CPP_V2, whole genome shotgun sequence DNA window ACGCTGCTCGGCGCGGACGGACTGTTCATCCTGAACCTGGTCTGCCGGGACGAAACGCTCCGGGAGTCCGTGCTGCGGGAGTTGCGCCGCGTGTTCCGGTACGTGCTGTCGTACAAGCTGGAGGAGGACGTCAACGAGATTTTCTACTGCGCCGACAACGCCGCCCTGGACAGCGCAGACAAGTGGCAGGAGGCGATGAAACGATCCGCGCAGGAGATCAACGCGCTCGCCAAGAAGCATAAGCTGAGCCGAGAGGAGCTCGTTGATTTGGAGGAGTTTGTGCAAGCGttgaagatttaaaataaaCGAGTTGACCCCACTTGGGAAATGTTCTTTTTGTTCTACGCGAAAGAAAATCCGTCGtaccttttaaattttaatacagaGCACATAATATTGTGTGTGTTTTATTACGTTTCGTACTCGTACTTTTTTCCACATATTTACACACAAAGCGTCAAGCTTTTCAAACACGTACGATCAATAGTTATGACTAAACGTAAACATATTAACAGAGCTAAGGGTTAGGCTATCCTCCTTCTTCGCAAGCAGGCATGATGGGTATTTTGTGTTgtttactaattgttttgttaaaatatcgttcgtttttgtttttctaagATTTTGTTTGGGTTAGCTCAACATCATGCGacagttgtgatttttttaaacgcttcaagcgttttttttttagtttagaacTTTCTACGTGTGTATGTTGTGTTGTGTATAGATCATAGTTTTGAACAAGTCTTAGGTTTGTTATTTTCTAATTCCTCGTTGGAGGTTAGGTGAATGTAACGCGAACGTAATcttcgaaattctaaaaatctcaaTGTATTTTTGTGTCTAGTTTTGTTGATGTTTATGctattttttaagataattGTATCAagctgaaaaatattaaaatgaagttgaaaattttaaaattagaagaaGTAAAAATGCTTTCtctcaaaaactacaaaatattttagagaCTGAAATATTAGCAACAACAATAAgacaaaaataatgtcaaattacTTATTAAGTCAGTAAAGAATCCATCcacaaagtttcagccaaataaaaatctaattttaaaaatttagttatgTCTTTAGTATAACGTCAAAAAGAGATAAATGAAATAGACTAGGTTAAAATATTGTTCCAGAAGTCTAGTTGAGCACttgaaaattatgtaatttgtgattgtagataaaagtctcaaattttgaaatcgcTTTCATAGCTTAAATATGAACTTTATTACCGAAACATATGAATTTCAACAACAAATTGACAAACAATCACGAAACAAAGAACATTCATTGCGACACATACActgattatgaaaaaaaaaacgatttatcGATGCACAACGCCGATCCGCGAATAATTTAGTTAGATATATTTCAAGATATACTTTGCCCTACatgtacaattaaaaaataaacgaacAATTACTAGTTTCTTTTAGTTACTGCAGCAGTGTTgtattgtgttgtgtgtgtatgTTGTGTGTAGTTGTTTAGAGTACGCACGCACACGCACGCGTCCACCATTCAAGCGCTTTTAAAGCTCCACCCACCTCTTATCGCTCTCTCTCAGTCAGTCAGTCTATTAAGGAACCACCCCCGCCACAGTCATCCTCGCGGACCTGCGGCGgcccgcagcagcagcaaaactaGAAAACCTTCCGGAACAGCCGCCGGAAGCTGCCACCGTTGGCACTCTTGCCGTCCGCGCCGCCGTGAAAGGACAGCGACGATTTGAGCGCCGACCCGTTGCCCACCACGTCCGCGTCCGGGCTTTCCGATTTGGATTTGCGTTTGGTGAACTTGTCTTGACTAGAGGACTTTTTCAGCTTGTACCACTCCCAGCCGTTGCTGGAGTTGTTGTTGGTGGTGGATCCGTCCACCTGGCAACTGTCGGCGTCGTCTTCGACGGTGACGGCTCTGGCACTAGGGCTGTGAACGTTAATGCTAATTCGAACATTACTACTTCCTGCGCTACTACTCGTGTTACTACTGGCACTGCTTACATTTTGGCTGGGTGTGGACTTTTTGCCCGAGGATTTGCGGCTGGACCGCAGCAGGGATGACTTGAAGAAGGCCGGCGAGGAGAGTCGTCGGCCCTTGCCGGATTTCGTCGACTTGGAGTCTATCGACGAGGTGGAGGAAAGCATCCCGTTGCCGGTTTTGTTGGCCTCCGAGGTCGAGTCGGGCACGAACTCGTTGTAGGAGAGATCTGAAGCCGTTGGAATGATGAACTCATCGTTGTCTTCGAGAAATGGGATCTCATCGATGCGGTTGGTATCGTCCAAGCTGGTGACTGCCTCTGGCGATGGCTTACGCGGTTCCGGCGCAGACTCGGTCCGCACCAACTCGGTCTTGGTCACCGCTTTGACCGCGGGAGGTTCAACCGACGCGGCTCGTTTGGATTTGCCGTTAACCTGCGGCAACTGAGACTGCGTCATCGCCGGCGCCGAAACCTTTCGATGCTTATTTCTACCCTTTTTTCGCTCGACCTTCGCGCTGTCTCCTCCCCCATCGTCGATCAGCAAATTCTCGTACGTCCCACTAATGTTCAACGCCTCTTCACTGGGTCGTTTCTTCCGCAGCGTTCCACCCGCGACCGACTGCACCGAGCCTCCAATAACTCCATCGATCGACTTTCTCCTCAGCAATCGCTCCCGAATCGGCTTCCCACTCGCACTGACCTGCGCCAACTCCCGGTCGATCGAGTCCCGTTCGGATTCCCCCCTCGCTCCACTTCCCCCACCGCCACAACTCCGCACCAGCGCACACACCATCACGATATTCACCACCGCAAAGCCCACCAGCCCGATCGTGATGTTCTTCCAGCTGAGAATGCTGTCGCGAAAGCCAACAAACTCTGCCCGCAGCCGTTCGTTCTCCTCGCGCAGCGTGGCCTCACTCTCGTGCATCCGCCGAGTCTGCTCCTCGATCTCGTGCAGCGTTTTCGCGTGCGACTGCTGCAGCTCCTCGACCTGTTTGCGGTAGCGACGGCTAAGCTCCTCGAGGTACTGCCCGGACAGACTCATGTTGCGCTCCAGggcctaaaaaaatacaaatttgagatTAGTGGTGACCCCAAACGAACCTCACCGAATCAACCCACCTTAATGCGATTGGAAAGTCGCAGGAACACACTCTCCGGTTGAACCTTCTGACCCGCGGCCGGAGATCCCGGCGTTGGCGTCGTAGTCGTCGTGATCATCGGAATGCCACCGTCATGATGCTCCAACAGCAAGCTGTCGTCCAGATCTTCTTGGCTTGAGTGCACATCATCATCTGAGGCGACCTCCGAAGGAGGTGGCACGACCAAGGGTTCTTCCATGCGCTGCTCACTTCCCGCCGATGGTGGCGCTTCCAGCGGAGTCGCTTCCTCGGGAACGTTGAAGATGTTTACGTTGTCTTTCGGGGGTGTCTCCGGGTCTGTTTCGGAGGAGGTCGCTGGACGCGACGTCGTTGGTTCGTCTTTAGTTACAGGTTTCACGGCAGGGATCGTGGTGAGCGTTGGCTCTTCTTGGACCACTTTTGTAGGGATCTCCGTAGTCACGGTTGGGGTCGTATGTTCCGCCGTCGTTGGCGCACTCGGTGGCTTCTCGGTGACTACGGCTTTGAGCAGGCCCTTCTCGTACGCCCGGATGTTGCAGAACGCCGCGATGGTGTCGGCGGGCAGCAGGTTGATCACGCTTCGGTTGATGTTCTGGCTTGACTGCTGGACGGATTCGTCCAGGCAGAACCCAAGAATGTTGGCACATAGCAAATGCTGAGATTCGTCGAACGACGCACTGATTAGGTCGATGGCGAGTAGACTAGTTAGGAGGTTGTGTTTGCAGCTCATGGTCTGCTCGACGCGATCGCGCAGTTCCGGGGAACAGGACACGCATCGCGGCTGGTAGGGGAGTGTAAAGCAGTGCACGCGACACTGCGGTTGTGACAGTCCGTGGAGGACGACACTCAGTTCCGTGTCGGTTTCGTTCTGGTCACCTCCACTAGGCTCCGTATCattacttaaactgttattttcATTAGTCTTGCCCAGAACTTTCGCTGCCTTTTTGACAATGTTCATCACAGCATCCGAAGCAGACTTCAGGATGTTACGATCGTTCCCATCAACCCCTTCCACATTCTTCCCCGTGGAACCTCCCGCCACCAGCAGTTCCTCATCGTCGTCCCCTTCATCCCCCAACGACGGCGTATTGTCCGTCTCGAACGCCTCAAACTCCGACGTTCCGTACACCCGAAACAACGACACTGGACAGTAGTGTTCAGAGTTGTAGTGCGAGTGGATCTCAACCCGTACAAACTTCCCAAACAGGTGCGGATGCAGGTTAAAGTTCTGCACGTCCCGTTCGTCCTTCGCGGTAAACTTACCCACGTTGGACCAGTCCCTGGTCGGAAACCGGTTGCTCACCGCCACGGAAAAGTCCTTCGGCGACGACGAAAACAGCTCAAAGTTCGCCAACTCGACCCGTTCCGCCTGCACGGGTTCGCACAGCTCAACCACGAACCAAATCTTGCTCGTACACGGGTTCAGCAGGTACTCGTCCTTGTGGGACGTCAACACCGAACCCGTGCTCTGCGCCTCCGGGTTCGAGGCGATGATCTTCGCTCCGCAGTCTGGCGCGGCGTAATTCTTCGCCCGCAGCTTCAGCGGCGGCATCTTGTGACCCGGAGGTTTCGCGCTGCGCTTCTTCTCCGAGGCGTTCACATGCTCGCCCAGCTTCTTCTCCGCCTCGGCCATCTGCTTCTGGGCCCACTCCGAGAACACCGGCATCGGGTTCTCCTCCGTCAGGTTGGACTCCTTCGTCGTGATGTTCTGGACATCCTCTACCACGCGATCCTCCGCGGATCCTCCTCCAGAGTCGTTAATTTTGTCATCCAGCAGGGTCGGTTGCTCGCTAGGTTGCGACGGAACGTCCGCTGCTTCCACTTGCTTCTCGTCCGGTTCGCCCGTGACTTCGTCTGCCGCGGCGGCAGGTTCTCCCAACTGGTGGGTGATGTTCTTCAGCGTTGCTTCGATGTTCTCCTCGAGCTTGGACTCGATGTTCATCTCGCTGGTCTGGTAATCGACCAGGGTGATCATCGACGGCGTACCCGGAATGTCCTGCAATCTgcaaagagaaagaaaaaaaacaatcagcTCAACGCCTTCCAAGAACaccaacaacgcacaccgccTCCAACACGTAGAACCAAAACATCTTCAGGaagatcatcatcatcacaaCACCGGAGGACTGCTGCCGAGTCCGTCCGGTAGGAGCTACAACTACAAAATGACCAAACACGCAAGAAATCCTGCAGACTCTGAGAGCATTCCGCGCCAAGTCGACCCAGGAGTCTAAAATTACCGCTGATCAAATCGGTGGCGCAAATATCGGCAGCGACCGGTTCGGCGTGTCCGCTGGACCACGCAGAACGCAACGAAACAAGATTTTTCTCACCTTTTGCTGCTGCGTGGCAAGGTGGGTGCGTGGGCACGGACACGCGTGGACCGCCGTGGCGGTGTCGTACTGGAATGCGTTATTGAGCAGCGCAAGGATGGCGGTTGTCAACTTGGAAGGGTCTTCCGATATTGAGGTGGCACGAGTTGCCTATTGAGTCAATTTCTTCAGCTGGTGTGTTCAAACACGTGCCCACGACCAGATTGTTGGGAGCTATAGGTTTCCGCAGGTGGGTATCGCATTACATGGATACAGGTATGGAGTAACGGAGGTGGATAGAAttgcaaacaaaacaaagtgtAGGTTGGTAGGTTTGCTGCTGTGGCACGTTCTAAACTTGCTCAGGTGTGGTGGCAGTGAAAGTGTtgcaattgtttcaaattgacgGAATTTCAAAAGTAACCCTTCCCCCTTCTCTCTTACCCATCGTTGTAGAGGCTCGAGATGGCCAGTATCTGGGACACGAGCAGCACCCAGCAGAACGCGAGCAGCACGGTCAACTTCCGCATCTTGCGGGCCCGGTCAAGCAGCGTCTCCAGCAGCTTCATCGAGAGCCTCCATTCGACGTAGAACCACACCACCAGGTACAGACTGACCACCATGTACATGGGCCGGGGTGTACGCGGGGTCAAATCCCAAGTATTCTtactatttttaagtttttgtatcACAATAGTTTATTCTTAACAGGTCGTCAACGATTTCGGCAGTCAAGTCTTCTTTCGTCGCGTGAATATTGTATGGTTTGTGGCACTTTGACTGCAATTTTCACCGATTCAGGGTTGCACATCTTCACCCCCCCTTGAAATCgtgcactttttgtcacttttcactaAAAGTTTCTCGTTTAATTGGTTTGCAGCAACATTCTGGAAACACGACCAAAACGTTTATCTCGACCCGTTTAGCAAGATGTCACACAGCAAACTGATAAAACAAACAACTCGAAATTCAGACCGGCACGAAATTGTGCGAATGTGTGTGGCGCGGCTGGCGCTAATTTGTGGGCCGTCTCTGATGTGCCTGACGTGGCCCAACGTGGAAACGTGAAACTTTATGGTCCGCAGAGTTCTTATCGGGGAGTGCGCTATTTTGCTACGATTGTGTTGGAACGAAATTAATACCCCTATTTTTGATATATGCAAATCTTGAGAGTAGACCAAATAGTATCCGAAATGTACTTAATCTTGTAAAAACCACAAACAAAGCGTCGAATTCAATCGCTTCCAAAATTTCgcacaaaatattaaattaattaaaacgtTGAAACCCAAAACGTGACCTTCAGCGAAgctgaacaaaaataaaaaatcccatTATTACAATCTCTGGATGCAACACGAACGCGGTCGGGAAGATCTCAGATTTCACGTGTCATGTCTGTAGGCGCGCAAAGCTCTAAATTATGATGGATGgtgcatttaaaaacaaaatcaggCTGCGCCCCGTTGGTCAGCTGCTTATAAAGCGTGCGAAATTGAAGTTTAAATGGCGATTACTTTCACTTTCTGGAAGCTTTGTCTTAAAGTTTATTCAACATAGAACCGTTAGGTAAATAAAGCAATGCTGAGAATGTATAGtacaaattaagaaaaaatcattgcttaaaatttatctaaataatgaaGAAATTAACAGATGACATACTCAATATAACTTTTCAAACgatgtgaaattttgtatgcattgtttaaaagttttttgtagaatgctcaaatttaaaaaaaaatggttatgcaaaaatattcaaattttcattttcatttgcaATGTCGGTATCAAAAGATgccaaattttgtatgcattttgaaggttttttttttgtaaaatactggaAATTTCACAAATCCAAATaataattcatgaaaaaaacacttaaattttcataatttgccataatttaattttacccATATTTCtgattatgaaattttaaatttttatgtaataccgttttttgtgaaagtttgagtatttcacaaaaaaaactcgaataaaGTCAAAATGTGTATAAATTATGCATCGTTTAATTCTCAcattgacaatttttaaaattttaatacagtagttgttcggtaactgggcgttgtttaactgggctgcttttttactgggcgctcgataactgggctgtagcccagttaaaaagcagacaaacgtcaaaaaaccaaaacaaaccaaaatgatcGAGGAtgatggatgcaaaaatcatattcaataaataaaaaacttttttcaaacttttgtttaatttcaagttacaattaaagaaatatgaaaagtaagttgagtaatttttatttatatatttcatctggaaaatattatgcatcggtggtcccctcgttatttttttttcagcccagtaaacgagcaacattcggtgactgggctacgttctcagcccagttaccgaacaactactgtattttcatgaatttacgGCATTTTGATTATTTGCATTTGTATTCTGCATCATTTTAATACCCAAatagcaaattatgaaaatttaggtaTGTTaagccaaaaatcaaaaacagtgaaaatgtatttgcatacacagaaaaaaatatgtaaatttacacagcacgtaaatgctgtttcttatgtaaactcactcaatgtaatgttgaaatatgatgtaatgagcaaaaagtaatggaaattactccgatgtaaatctaaatctaatgtaaatcatgaatctaatggaaacgttgagcatggaaactcaaatctgatgaatttctacccgtgttcggcttcctgtaaattcctatttaatgtaaatcatatatccaatgtatttctgccaaacgttgacttcaaaactacacagaaaaaaatattcctgtaaatttacattatttatcatgtaccaaaaggtatcatgataaatgatgtatatttacattaggttcattggaagtttacattagattcattggaaatttacattagttttgaaaatttacattagttttggaatttacattacttttggaatttacattagttcaaatcaactaattctgataggCCAATGAGAATGAGAAGCttgacttggattgcagtaggaaaagggtgtggcctatgttctattttaaaatgattgaagcgggcagcaaaaggaaattcagattttaaaaagttttttcacaggtaggggacgctttctcgtcgacggccaagtgaaataacgctggactggaatcgaacggacgatgggtaggatgttcggtgttactgctgctacccgctgccgactgagccatcttcgcattttataaacgagcggctaaagcatcaacttgttcagatCGAGGCTCAGGCAttgggccagcgaagtatgagagcgatagaaagagaaccaaatataactatttttagttcgggtagttttgaagtcaacgtttggcagaaatacattggatttatgatttacattacataggaatttacaggaagccgaacaagggtataaattcatcagatttgagtttccatgacTTTTaactctttacatcatatttcaacattacattgagtgagtttacataagaaacagtaattacgtgctgtgtaaatttacatatttttttctgtgtacccgaactaaaaaaagttatgtttggttctctttctatcgctctcatacttcgctggctcACTGCCTGtgcctcgacctgaacaagttgatgctttagccgttcgtttataaaatgcgaagatggctcagtcggcagcgggtagcagcagtaacaccgaacatcctacccgtcgtccgttcgattccagtccagcattATTCCACTTGACCGTCGACGAGAatgcgtcccctacctgtgaaacaacttttttaaatcagaatttccttttgctgcccgcttcaatcattttaaaatagaacataggccacacccttttcctactgcaatccaagtcgagcttctcattcccattggccaatcagaattagttgatttgaactaatgtaaatccaaaactaatgtaaatttccaatgaatctaatgtaaatttccaatggacCTAAtggaaatatacatcatttatcatgataccttttggtacatgataaataatgtaaatttacagaaatatttttttgtgtgtagtttAATACTcacattttgtattttcaaaaaatatgaagttttctgaaaaaaaaagtacttaCGAAAAGATTATGGCGACCGCTATTCGATTCATcgattcataactcggtcaaataaTGTTTGCCCTTGCTGAGCTATACCctaaaaaatgtagttttttgtcccctaaaaaatatccaaaaatttaaaaaaatcaaaaatagtatttttgagtAATTCGCTTTTAAGTGCAAaaagtatatttaaaaaaccaGCAAATGTGTgtaccgtgtttttttttacaaagtccttactaatacttacaactttaccgaattcaATCAAGCAATTTCTTtgcgagatacagatttttgaatgtatacatgccatttttgtatggacaactgtcaaaattgaattgaaattttttttttttgcagcgttttggattaattatttgaaaaaaaaaacaagttttcatttaaatttatttttgatatttaggttaacaatatttgaaattttttatcaaaatacacattttttctaacattCATATCACAGGTACCAAATTGTGCACCATTCTTAAAGCTCTagtgaaaaatgtaaatatttttcattagttttcaaaaaatgttttgacgaaaacaaaaatttgagcgaaaaaaaactgtacatccaaaataatcaaaatttcaaaagatttttcaataattccaaacatgttaaaaatgatactAAACGCGGGAGAATGCATGTTATATTGATTTCGGCTGATTGCacttcaattttcatcaaaactttgatgttttttgaaaaaaaaattacctcctgatttttcgggccaatttcaAAAGGGGAGGtgacaaaaacttacaaaaatgtttgtactagcctaaaaaaaaatgtaaaaaaaatcgaaaatgtcaaattcatttttcaattttaactttAATGATAAAAACTATAATTCCTTCTCgagatatttattgaaaaacaaactaattatgcaaattgCCTTCTTTGGACATAAGGGAATGCAGGGACGTAGTTCCacccacataaaaaaaaacaaagatgagtcgatttgcgaaaacttACTACTCCataacaaatttcatcaaaccGAAGAAAACATCCTACCTCCCgaaaattttccactaggagcaGCAATCCAATGATAGCTCAATACGTTATCTTCAATGAACCATTCAAATTACCAATTCATCACGTACgaatgagagagagagaaagagaacgCTTTTGTTGCAAACACAATCGTGGAATTCATCGAAAACAAGCAGAAGCCAAAGCAAACACAAACAGAGCGTCGATTCTGATTGTTTGAGCCACGAATTCAAGGTCGAAGTGTGGTAATGGATGCGCAATAAGACTAAACTTGGACTCGGAAGTGCGTATTTCCTTAGTCAATCAACTTGGAGCTGAATACTTTTTGAGATAAGTAGAGTTCATAGTAATCACTAAACTGGTTTTAGCAAATTAAAATcttagaaaatttaacaaactataaaaaatacAGATAAAAAACTATTTCATAGACAGGACTGCAAATATTGCACAAAAAGTAATATGCAAATCACCCTTAACCAGAATTGCAAATTAATCAAACGTTAGTCACAGctagttttgttttgaacgctaCTTTCTCTACAATACATCGCAAGAGGTCGTCGCGACGTCGCCTTCCTTCGTCTTCGACTAATCAATTTACGAAACGACGTCGCGGTCGCATTCTGCACCCAATTGGCAATTGGTCCACGTCGTAACTTTAAATGGTGTGGCGTGAGATTCCATACGTGAGACACGTAGCCGTGTATGTCACTCAGTCACTGCTGTAGGgtaagttgttcaaaattgtggACAATTGAGTTTATTGGAATTACAGTTTTTGAATTCGCTCAGGtcaattgtcattttttatttaatgtctAAATTTTTGGAGTAATTGTACCATACAAAATCAGACTCGAAACACCAAAAAAACTGATAGAATCGAATAAGCTAGCAAACTAGAAATCACTGACAAACTATTCTTGAAAACTGTCCTAAATCAGTGTtggtaggcccaaaatagggacaccTACCATGTTTGCATACTCAGACCACCTCACCGGCTGACGACGTCAAGTAGCTGCCCAAAAAGTCAAACAACTACTCTCAGCAGATAGTAGCTAGTACAACAGTCCCCGTCACTTCAACGCTTCGCTGAACCTACTACTACTGCTAATTTGTTTACGTGTTGATAGCGACGTCGCGCCTGAAGGGAACTTTAAACGTACCGTGGCCCTCAAGTGGGTGAGGGGACACAAGGGGGCTGTGCTGAGGCTGAAActgctgttttgttttgatctAGCTTTTCGTAGTGGACGTTGTTATGATCACCAGAATTCTAGCAGGTTGTTGAATTGAGAGTAAttcttgaaatgtttaaatttaaaagaaattatatttttcaacaaatatttttaaagtaagCACACCGTGCTCGTCTGTTTTAGTAAACAATCCAAGTGGACTTATCGCACAGTTTGTTTGCGatttaagttgatttttatCTAATACCAAAACCGGAATGTTCACCGATCTCTATGGGCTTGTGGCGTGCTTCAAACCATCGACCAATGATAGTGTgtggaacaacaacaacaacagcgcaAACTAGACGCTTACCCCCATTTTTCATGCATGAGTTTTACGATAATTATGGAGCAGTAACTACAGTAGA harbors:
- the LOC120426882 gene encoding uncharacterized protein LOC120426882 isoform X1 produces the protein MKPRLCYTYCTLLLILLVSSGMLFILVASEASKPLGHQVHHQHHQEEHSPRVPTTEHEPHPEESSPEKKPSGGDPSAFQPPSPLEVNVQSVRRTPSGVSEFGGGENAGSDPSRRDGVRKVRKKTQRTSRRKDMLTEKPAKPDEPPDLKEVIFLETVSKNAGVTDSGLQDIPGTPSMITLVDYQTSEMNIESKLEENIEATLKNITHQLGEPAAAADEVTGEPDEKQVEAADVPSQPSEQPTLLDDKINDSGGGSAEDRVVEDVQNITTKESNLTEENPMPVFSEWAQKQMAEAEKKLGEHVNASEKKRSAKPPGHKMPPLKLRAKNYAAPDCGAKIIASNPEAQSTGSVLTSHKDEYLLNPCTSKIWFVVELCEPVQAERVELANFELFSSSPKDFSVAVSNRFPTRDWSNVGKFTAKDERDVQNFNLHPHLFGKFVRVEIHSHYNSEHYCPVSLFRVYGTSEFEAFETDNTPSLGDEGDDDEELLVAGGSTGKNVEGVDGNDRNILKSASDAVMNIVKKAAKVLGKTNENNSLSNDTEPSGGDQNETDTELSVVLHGLSQPQCRVHCFTLPYQPRCVSCSPELRDRVEQTMSCKHNLLTSLLAIDLISASFDESQHLLCANILGFCLDESVQQSSQNINRSVINLLPADTIAAFCNIRAYEKGLLKAVVTEKPPSAPTTAEHTTPTVTTEIPTKVVQEEPTLTTIPAVKPVTKDEPTTSRPATSSETDPETPPKDNVNIFNVPEEATPLEAPPSAGSEQRMEEPLVVPPPSEVASDDDVHSSQEDLDDSLLLEHHDGGIPMITTTTTPTPGSPAAGQKVQPESVFLRLSNRIKALERNMSLSGQYLEELSRRYRKQVEELQQSHAKTLHEIEEQTRRMHESEATLREENERLRAEFVGFRDSILSWKNITIGLVGFAVVNIVMVCALVRSCGGGGSGARGESERDSIDRELAQVSASGKPIRERLLRRKSIDGVIGGSVQSVAGGTLRKKRPSEEALNISGTYENLLIDDGGGDSAKVERKKGRNKHRKVSAPAMTQSQLPQVNGKSKRAASVEPPAVKAVTKTELVRTESAPEPRKPSPEAVTSLDDTNRIDEIPFLEDNDEFIIPTASDLSYNEFVPDSTSEANKTGNGMLSSTSSIDSKSTKSGKGRRLSSPAFFKSSLLRSSRKSSGKKSTPSQNVSSASSNTSSSAGSSNVRISINVHSPSARAVTVEDDADSCQVDGSTTNNNSSNGWEWYKLKKSSSQDKFTKRKSKSESPDADVVGNGSALKSSLSFHGGADGKSANGGSFRRLFRKVF
- the LOC120426882 gene encoding SUN domain-containing ossification factor isoform X2 is translated as MYMVVSLYLVVWFYVEWRLSMKLLETLLDRARKMRKLTVLLAFCWVLLVSQILAISSLYNDGLQDIPGTPSMITLVDYQTSEMNIESKLEENIEATLKNITHQLGEPAAAADEVTGEPDEKQVEAADVPSQPSEQPTLLDDKINDSGGGSAEDRVVEDVQNITTKESNLTEENPMPVFSEWAQKQMAEAEKKLGEHVNASEKKRSAKPPGHKMPPLKLRAKNYAAPDCGAKIIASNPEAQSTGSVLTSHKDEYLLNPCTSKIWFVVELCEPVQAERVELANFELFSSSPKDFSVAVSNRFPTRDWSNVGKFTAKDERDVQNFNLHPHLFGKFVRVEIHSHYNSEHYCPVSLFRVYGTSEFEAFETDNTPSLGDEGDDDEELLVAGGSTGKNVEGVDGNDRNILKSASDAVMNIVKKAAKVLGKTNENNSLSNDTEPSGGDQNETDTELSVVLHGLSQPQCRVHCFTLPYQPRCVSCSPELRDRVEQTMSCKHNLLTSLLAIDLISASFDESQHLLCANILGFCLDESVQQSSQNINRSVINLLPADTIAAFCNIRAYEKGLLKAVVTEKPPSAPTTAEHTTPTVTTEIPTKVVQEEPTLTTIPAVKPVTKDEPTTSRPATSSETDPETPPKDNVNIFNVPEEATPLEAPPSAGSEQRMEEPLVVPPPSEVASDDDVHSSQEDLDDSLLLEHHDGGIPMITTTTTPTPGSPAAGQKVQPESVFLRLSNRIKALERNMSLSGQYLEELSRRYRKQVEELQQSHAKTLHEIEEQTRRMHESEATLREENERLRAEFVGFRDSILSWKNITIGLVGFAVVNIVMVCALVRSCGGGGSGARGESERDSIDRELAQVSASGKPIRERLLRRKSIDGVIGGSVQSVAGGTLRKKRPSEEALNISGTYENLLIDDGGGDSAKVERKKGRNKHRKVSAPAMTQSQLPQVNGKSKRAASVEPPAVKAVTKTELVRTESAPEPRKPSPEAVTSLDDTNRIDEIPFLEDNDEFIIPTASDLSYNEFVPDSTSEANKTGNGMLSSTSSIDSKSTKSGKGRRLSSPAFFKSSLLRSSRKSSGKKSTPSQNVSSASSNTSSSAGSSNVRISINVHSPSARAVTVEDDADSCQVDGSTTNNNSSNGWEWYKLKKSSSQDKFTKRKSKSESPDADVVGNGSALKSSLSFHGGADGKSANGGSFRRLFRKVF